Proteins encoded within one genomic window of Lysinibacillus sphaericus:
- a CDS encoding YceI family protein, which translates to MAKWNIDLGHSAINFQVKHMMVSKVKGVFDSYSADIEAADLADLTTANITITIDAASINTRSEDRDNHLKAGDFFDTDSYPNITFKSTSITKKSADEYALTGDLTIKDVTKSVTFDTEFNGKGTNPWGQEVYGFEAETTINREDFGLTWNAALETGGVLVGKDIKISVELEVNPA; encoded by the coding sequence ATGGCAAAATGGAATATCGATTTAGGACACTCAGCAATTAACTTTCAAGTAAAACACATGATGGTATCAAAAGTAAAAGGCGTATTCGATAGTTATTCAGCTGATATCGAAGCAGCGGATCTTGCAGATTTAACAACAGCAAACATTACTATTACAATTGATGCAGCAAGCATTAACACACGTAGTGAAGACCGTGATAATCACTTAAAAGCAGGTGATTTCTTTGATACAGACAGCTATCCAAATATTACGTTTAAATCAACAAGCATTACCAAAAAATCTGCCGATGAGTATGCGTTAACTGGTGATTTAACAATTAAGGATGTAACAAAATCAGTCACATTCGATACTGAATTTAACGGTAAAGGTACAAATCCATGGGGTCAGGAAGTATATGGCTTCGAGGCAGAAACAACAATTAACCGTGAAGATTTCGGTTTAACTTGGAATGCTGCTTTGGAAACAGGAGGTGTCCTTGTAGGCAAGGATATTAAAATTTCAGTTGAACTTGAAGTGAATCCAGCTTAA
- a CDS encoding manganese efflux pump: MIGIFTLFSNRFSKHSIAKNPEIFDEDKNHIISMREAMTLGFVLSANCLAGGIAIGANGISAIWTVISIGTFSFITVGLGSHFGVLLSKTFIGKYSTAISGWLLIVIGVFEVFAK; the protein is encoded by the coding sequence GTGATTGGGATATTTACACTTTTCTCTAATCGTTTTTCCAAGCATAGCATTGCTAAAAATCCTGAAATATTTGACGAAGATAAAAATCATATTATTTCTATGAGAGAGGCAATGACACTTGGGTTCGTGTTATCGGCAAACTGTTTAGCAGGCGGAATTGCTATCGGTGCAAATGGTATATCCGCAATTTGGACGGTCATCTCGATAGGCACATTTTCTTTTATCACAGTGGGTTTAGGAAGTCATTTTGGTGTCCTGCTAAGTAAAACATTTATAGGGAAATACTCTACCGCTATATCAGGATGGTTGTTAATTGTTATTGGAGTTTTTGAAGTTTTTGCCAAATAA
- a CDS encoding RloB family protein: MRVRQQGNRTVRKTILIYCEGETERIYFEQLRILKRSKMVSVKIKNVKRSAIKLAQHAFRDSSYQYFDEVWVVFDKDDLTEKQLEEVNVFCEEKDIHIAYTNEAFELWLLLHFEVVDVSEKYPRAVLNNKMEEHLGVTHYFRHKADESIIAPIALRHEVAIQNCSKMMSFRNTENRENPYCNIHDMIQYIF; encoded by the coding sequence GTGAGAGTACGCCAGCAGGGGAATCGGACAGTCCGTAAAACGATTTTAATTTATTGTGAGGGAGAAACGGAGCGTATTTATTTTGAGCAATTACGTATTTTAAAACGCTCTAAAATGGTGAGTGTAAAGATAAAAAACGTTAAGCGTTCTGCCATTAAGTTAGCACAACATGCTTTTCGTGATTCCAGCTATCAATACTTTGATGAAGTATGGGTTGTTTTCGATAAGGATGATTTAACTGAGAAACAGTTAGAGGAAGTCAATGTATTCTGTGAAGAAAAAGATATCCATATTGCTTATACGAATGAAGCATTTGAATTATGGTTATTGTTGCATTTCGAAGTAGTGGATGTTTCAGAAAAATATCCTCGTGCGGTTTTAAATAACAAAATGGAAGAGCATCTTGGAGTAACACATTATTTCCGTCATAAGGCGGACGAGTCAATTATTGCTCCAATTGCACTTCGACATGAGGTAGCAATTCAAAATTGTTCAAAAATGATGTCATTTCGCAATACAGAAAATCGTGAAAATCCTTATTGCAATATACATGACATGATTCAATACATATTTTAA
- a CDS encoding NAD-dependent epimerase/dehydratase family protein gives MNVLVTGGYGFIGSAVARRFFEEGANIYIIDNLSTGHLRNIDFEHKSYLLNVEDEVCEHFFKEVAFDVVIHCAAQTSVQLSIQEPMKDILTNIVGLSQMLFFSSKYKVKHFVFASSAAVYGNSHYPPLEETDVSEPISMYGLNKSIGETYCEKWQRDYRLPTLIYRFANVFGPRQRMQGEAAVIPSMLKSSLEGRPFTIYGDGEQTRDFIYVDDIADAIYAGVEARLQGIYNVSTNEAWSLHQVILLLQHLNHPLEIQYAPAREGDIEHSFLNNEKLTKAIGWKPKHSFAEGIELTIQALQNEKIVEI, from the coding sequence ATGAATGTATTAGTGACAGGTGGCTATGGTTTTATTGGCAGTGCTGTGGCAAGACGATTTTTTGAGGAAGGCGCCAATATTTATATAATTGATAATTTAAGTACGGGACATCTACGAAACATTGATTTTGAGCATAAATCGTACTTATTAAATGTTGAGGATGAAGTTTGCGAGCACTTCTTTAAGGAAGTTGCATTTGATGTGGTGATTCACTGTGCAGCGCAAACGAGTGTTCAACTTTCGATACAGGAGCCAATGAAGGATATTTTAACGAACATTGTAGGGCTTAGCCAGATGCTCTTCTTTTCGTCAAAATACAAGGTGAAACATTTTGTCTTTGCCTCTTCTGCGGCGGTGTATGGTAATAGTCATTATCCTCCGCTAGAGGAAACAGATGTGAGTGAGCCTATTTCAATGTATGGCTTAAATAAAAGTATTGGGGAAACGTATTGTGAAAAGTGGCAACGTGATTATCGTTTACCAACATTAATTTACCGTTTTGCCAATGTCTTTGGACCTAGACAGCGTATGCAAGGAGAAGCTGCGGTTATCCCTAGTATGTTAAAAAGTAGTTTAGAAGGTAGGCCCTTTACGATTTATGGGGATGGAGAACAGACGCGAGATTTCATCTATGTTGATGATATAGCAGATGCTATTTATGCTGGAGTAGAAGCTAGACTGCAAGGTATCTATAATGTTTCTACCAATGAAGCATGGTCACTCCATCAAGTTATATTATTACTACAACATCTAAATCACCCATTAGAGATACAGTATGCTCCTGCAAGAGAAGGAGATATAGAACATTCATTTTTAAATAATGAAAAACTGACGAAGGCGATTGGTTGGAAGCCCAAACATTCATTTGCAGAAGGCATCGAACTGACAATACAAGCTCTACAAAATGAAAAAATTGTTGAAATCTAA
- the isdE gene encoding heme ABC transporter substrate-binding protein IsdE encodes MKKNWLALLALMTVFLIAGCSGGSDQANEDSTEKVEVSTDTTAKSENRIIAGTVVIAEILDKLELDAIAVPTTEKKLAERFKGLPTIGNAMEPDMEIVKSLNPTDVLSVSTLEYDLQDKFKQLKIPVHFLNFQSVDAMMAEIKTLGERYDRTTQAEQLVSGLQKNIDAVQTVATNKEGPRVLILLGIPGSYLVATENSYAGDLVKRAGGINVMEGQEAEYLASNTEYLHNSNPDIILRLSHGMPDEVVKMFDEEFKTNDIWKHFEAVKNGKVYDLEEELFGTTASLQVPQALGQLMEIFYR; translated from the coding sequence ATAAAAAAGAACTGGTTGGCATTACTAGCACTGATGACCGTATTTTTAATCGCTGGTTGTAGCGGTGGAAGCGATCAAGCAAATGAAGACTCCACTGAAAAGGTTGAAGTTTCAACGGACACAACTGCAAAAAGTGAAAATCGTATTATTGCTGGCACAGTTGTAATAGCTGAAATTTTAGATAAGCTAGAGTTGGATGCAATTGCTGTACCGACGACTGAAAAAAAATTAGCAGAACGCTTTAAAGGCCTGCCTACTATTGGCAATGCAATGGAGCCTGATATGGAAATTGTAAAATCATTGAACCCTACGGATGTATTATCAGTGTCAACATTAGAATATGATTTACAAGATAAATTCAAGCAACTGAAAATACCTGTACATTTTTTAAATTTCCAAAGTGTGGATGCAATGATGGCGGAAATTAAAACGCTAGGTGAACGTTATGACCGTACTACTCAAGCTGAACAATTAGTGTCGGGTCTACAAAAAAATATTGATGCCGTCCAAACGGTCGCTACTAATAAGGAAGGACCTCGTGTTTTAATTTTACTTGGTATTCCAGGGAGTTACTTAGTGGCTACTGAAAATTCTTATGCAGGTGACCTAGTTAAACGGGCTGGTGGAATAAATGTCATGGAAGGGCAAGAGGCAGAGTACTTAGCGTCCAATACGGAGTACTTGCACAATAGCAATCCTGATATTATTTTACGCCTTTCACACGGTATGCCTGATGAAGTAGTTAAAATGTTTGACGAGGAATTTAAAACAAATGATATTTGGAAGCATTTTGAAGCAGTAAAAAATGGCAAAGTATATGATTTAGAAGAAGAGTTATTTGGCACTACAGCTTCCTTACAAGTACCGCAAGCGTTAGGACAGCTAATGGAAATTTTCTATCGTTAA
- a CDS encoding NEAT domain-containing protein — translation MKTCKRKVIVLLALSAMFFLFAPHFKWLYVQAEEDSSLGNGSYQVELSFSTHDGIEQNRFFNEEATLDMNNGQYTLSLTINHPYTLQDIHIEQPEKSLSTILTWTENLVQFDVKDLKEPIRIKGLVASELEQESRPFAQEFQIRVKAPSEEIEQNTEIAESVPEKEWSIDYILYVDGKKEPSIMNTYVNPVAKIIEKNGSYFAQMTILKSSWVTSLTVEQLGEQVAPTLVSINDNVRIVEFAVVDFQRPLRMWVQVDIPEIAYHHQYFVDLQFNEQQVAQIVGKPIEAVPPKQNVMRKSPAIATEKIEQPLKKNTVEPTIKPNSLPLPPLQHTDTTMVEEQLAFDRTLDANAEEAVEEPAEMQEEQKAKTEQTNNKMTVNQQLAQLDKVKIVLLVLICILSGWLVVRRLRNSKKD, via the coding sequence ATGAAAACATGCAAAAGAAAAGTCATCGTATTACTAGCACTTAGTGCAATGTTTTTCTTATTTGCCCCTCATTTTAAATGGCTGTATGTGCAAGCTGAAGAAGATAGTTCACTAGGAAATGGAAGCTATCAAGTTGAACTAAGTTTTTCAACTCACGATGGAATAGAACAAAACCGATTTTTTAATGAAGAAGCGACACTGGACATGAATAATGGTCAATATACATTGTCTTTGACAATCAATCATCCATATACTTTACAAGATATACATATTGAACAGCCTGAAAAATCGCTTTCTACTATTTTAACGTGGACTGAAAATTTAGTTCAGTTTGATGTGAAAGACTTAAAAGAACCAATTCGAATAAAGGGTTTAGTGGCTTCTGAATTAGAACAGGAAAGTCGTCCGTTTGCACAAGAGTTTCAGATAAGAGTGAAAGCGCCAAGTGAAGAGATTGAACAGAATACTGAAATCGCAGAAAGTGTGCCTGAAAAAGAATGGTCAATCGACTACATATTGTATGTCGATGGAAAAAAAGAACCATCGATTATGAATACGTATGTCAATCCAGTGGCTAAAATAATAGAAAAAAACGGCAGCTATTTTGCTCAGATGACGATTTTAAAATCATCTTGGGTAACGAGTCTAACCGTTGAACAACTAGGTGAGCAAGTAGCACCAACACTTGTCTCTATAAATGACAATGTGCGAATTGTCGAATTTGCAGTCGTTGATTTCCAACGCCCACTTCGGATGTGGGTACAAGTAGATATTCCAGAGATAGCGTATCATCATCAATATTTTGTGGATTTACAATTTAATGAACAACAAGTGGCTCAAATTGTTGGGAAGCCTATAGAAGCAGTGCCTCCTAAGCAAAACGTGATGAGGAAGTCTCCTGCTATCGCTACTGAAAAAATAGAGCAACCTTTAAAGAAAAATACAGTTGAGCCTACAATTAAGCCCAATTCGCTCCCCCTTCCTCCATTACAGCATACTGATACAACAATGGTGGAAGAACAGTTAGCTTTTGATCGAACACTTGATGCAAATGCGGAGGAAGCAGTTGAAGAACCTGCTGAAATGCAAGAGGAACAGAAAGCAAAAACTGAACAGACAAATAACAAAATGACAGTAAATCAGCAACTCGCACAGCTAGATAAAGTAAAAATTGTATTGCTTGTGCTTATTTGTATTTTATCAGGCTGGTTAGTCGTTCGTCGTTTAAGAAATTCAAAAAAAGACTGA
- a CDS encoding ABC transporter ATP-binding protein, translating into MEIQDIIVSHDNTRNHLDGVSTQIQKGKITTIIGPNGCGKSTLLSVMSRNNMPKSGNVSLENKDLVQYKPKEFAKKLAIVYQQNDVPKDLTIEKLVSFGRLPHHTMLKRNDEDDKKAIDWALSCTNLLEKRDNDLVALSGGERQRVWIAMALAQQSEILCLDEPTTYLDIYYQMELLELVKALNKNYGLTIVMVLHDINQAIRYSDHIILMKDGHIMAEGAPRDVITKEVIKEVYGVEAIFNEDEQLGLYMVPVGI; encoded by the coding sequence ATGGAAATACAAGATATTATCGTTTCCCATGATAATACACGCAATCATTTAGATGGTGTCTCAACGCAGATTCAAAAAGGTAAAATTACGACGATTATTGGTCCAAATGGCTGTGGGAAGTCGACTTTACTTAGTGTAATGTCTCGCAATAATATGCCGAAATCAGGGAATGTTTCTTTGGAAAATAAGGATTTAGTCCAGTATAAGCCTAAAGAGTTTGCTAAAAAGCTTGCGATTGTTTATCAACAAAATGATGTACCGAAAGATTTAACGATTGAAAAGTTAGTGAGTTTTGGGCGTCTGCCACATCATACAATGTTAAAACGCAATGATGAGGATGATAAGAAAGCGATTGATTGGGCTTTGTCTTGTACGAATTTACTAGAAAAACGAGACAATGATTTAGTGGCTTTATCGGGCGGGGAAAGACAGCGCGTATGGATTGCAATGGCATTAGCACAACAATCTGAAATATTGTGCTTGGATGAGCCGACGACGTATTTAGATATTTATTATCAAATGGAGCTATTGGAACTGGTAAAAGCTTTAAATAAGAATTATGGTCTAACAATTGTTATGGTGCTTCATGATATTAATCAAGCGATTCGTTATAGTGATCACATTATTTTGATGAAGGATGGACATATTATGGCAGAGGGAGCTCCACGTGATGTCATTACAAAGGAAGTCATAAAAGAAGTATATGGTGTTGAAGCAATCTTCAATGAGGATGAACAGCTTGGCCTTTATATGGTACCAGTAGGTATTTAA
- a CDS encoding FecCD family ABC transporter permease, translated as MTKKIISFSIVIALLLVSMIYSATTGSIKMGFFEFIGALFEEGNSQMEAIRDLRFPRIFVALFAGAALSVSGVLLQSVMRNPLADAGVIGISSGAAFVQLFIISFFPALFFMTPVLAFIGGAFACALVFALSWKSGFSPLKLILVGIAINAMFTGLTEAFLSLGGSLNTSATSVVGSNLTMRTWKDVSTIATYGAIGLVAAFALYSWCNLLVLQDKTAKSLGFNVARARLIIAAVAVLLSAVSVVVAGVISFVGLLVPHIARRLVGHDHRVLIPFTALAGALLILVADTIGRTIVAPIEIPASTIMAIIGGPFLIFLLRKE; from the coding sequence ATGACGAAAAAAATAATAAGCTTTTCAATTGTAATAGCGTTGTTGCTAGTGTCAATGATTTATTCAGCAACGACGGGTAGTATTAAAATGGGCTTTTTTGAATTTATAGGGGCATTGTTTGAAGAAGGGAATAGCCAGATGGAGGCGATTCGTGATTTACGCTTTCCTCGTATTTTTGTTGCTTTATTTGCTGGGGCTGCGCTTTCAGTTTCGGGGGTACTACTGCAATCTGTTATGCGTAATCCGCTAGCAGACGCGGGCGTTATTGGTATTTCTTCAGGGGCAGCTTTTGTTCAATTATTTATTATCTCGTTTTTCCCAGCGTTATTTTTTATGACACCAGTATTAGCGTTTATAGGTGGGGCATTTGCTTGTGCACTAGTGTTTGCCTTGTCATGGAAATCGGGTTTCAGTCCACTAAAATTGATATTAGTAGGGATTGCTATTAATGCGATGTTTACTGGTCTGACAGAAGCATTTTTAAGCCTTGGGGGCTCACTCAATACATCTGCTACTAGTGTGGTTGGGTCAAATTTAACGATGCGCACATGGAAGGATGTGTCGACCATTGCGACATATGGAGCAATAGGTTTAGTTGCAGCATTTGCGTTATATAGCTGGTGTAATCTACTTGTTTTACAAGATAAAACGGCAAAAAGTCTAGGCTTTAACGTAGCACGTGCCCGTTTAATAATTGCCGCTGTTGCTGTATTGTTATCAGCCGTGTCAGTTGTTGTAGCAGGTGTTATTTCATTTGTTGGTTTATTAGTTCCACATATTGCACGACGTTTGGTTGGTCATGATCATCGAGTACTTATACCATTTACCGCACTAGCAGGGGCCTTATTAATTTTAGTAGCTGATACAATTGGTCGAACGATAGTGGCGCCCATTGAAATTCCTGCTTCAACCATTATGGCAATTATCGGTGGGCCATTCTTAATATTCCTATTACGAAAAGAGTGA
- a CDS encoding AAA family ATPase — translation MLVDFRVKNCLSYKDETLFSMVAGSRIRKLKDTHTMTMDSLRLVKSAFIFGSNGSGKSNLFATLKILRSLLFNFENLNNVKQLRLPYQPFKLGGQHDKPTEFVISLFLEGSLYDYEVQYNAEQVLYERLTKTTKAINEELFVRQWDGTEYVYETAQSTAVELTNYTRNNTAFLSVLNVFNNTDAKKIFDWFLHKILFLDEAQHLASHPLIRKLEEDDFKREVMKILKIADFSIQDVTARRVERREKNTIGYDSDTQDIIHEVDIDLHYLSFNEAGAPIGTESINWTMDSKGTIRLLHLACVIVDAYNKGKTIFIDEFDTAFHVSICEFLMTIMNSERNTNNQFVVTSHEINLLDEPLRTDQIWFVNKSFKNESELYSLFDFADLQKKRADISYAKRYLKGEFGATPVINEYLSTQYLHEVEVSEQ, via the coding sequence ATGCTAGTAGATTTTAGAGTGAAAAATTGCTTAAGTTACAAAGACGAGACATTATTTTCAATGGTGGCTGGGAGCCGAATTCGAAAATTAAAGGATACACACACGATGACGATGGATTCATTAAGACTTGTGAAAAGTGCCTTTATATTTGGATCGAATGGCAGTGGCAAATCGAATTTATTTGCTACGCTAAAAATTTTACGCTCATTGTTGTTTAACTTTGAAAATTTGAATAATGTCAAGCAACTGCGATTACCTTACCAGCCATTTAAGCTTGGGGGACAACATGATAAGCCGACAGAATTCGTGATTTCGTTATTTCTAGAAGGCTCACTTTATGATTATGAGGTGCAATATAACGCCGAGCAAGTTCTTTATGAGCGACTTACAAAAACTACGAAAGCGATAAATGAGGAGCTTTTTGTTAGACAATGGGACGGTACAGAATACGTGTATGAAACTGCACAAAGTACAGCAGTTGAACTGACTAACTATACACGGAATAATACCGCGTTTTTATCAGTGTTAAATGTCTTTAATAACACAGATGCTAAAAAAATTTTTGATTGGTTTTTACATAAAATTTTGTTTTTAGATGAGGCACAACATTTAGCCAGCCACCCGCTTATTCGCAAACTGGAAGAGGACGATTTTAAGAGAGAAGTCATGAAAATATTGAAAATTGCTGACTTTTCTATTCAAGATGTGACAGCACGCCGTGTTGAACGCAGAGAAAAAAATACAATAGGCTATGATAGCGATACACAAGATATTATTCATGAGGTGGATATCGATTTACATTATTTATCGTTTAATGAAGCTGGAGCGCCGATAGGCACAGAGTCAATCAATTGGACAATGGATTCTAAAGGCACTATTAGATTGCTGCATTTAGCATGTGTCATAGTAGATGCATACAATAAAGGGAAGACGATTTTTATAGATGAATTTGACACAGCTTTTCATGTATCCATTTGTGAATTTTTAATGACCATTATGAACAGTGAGCGCAATACCAATAATCAATTTGTTGTAACAAGCCATGAAATTAATTTACTTGATGAACCATTACGTACGGACCAAATCTGGTTTGTCAATAAAAGCTTTAAAAATGAATCTGAATTATACTCCTTATTTGATTTTGCTGATTTGCAGAAAAAACGAGCGGATATTTCATATGCGAAGCGCTATTTAAAGGGTGAGTTCGGAGCAACACCAGTTATTAATGAATACTTATCAACTCAATATCTACATGAAGTGGAGGTATCTGAGCAGTGA
- the isdC gene encoding heme uptake protein IsdC, giving the protein MKKIVMLVMLVSMVIFNLALPHASAQLADGTYSVKYQVNKPDSSSASIANDYFVKPATVTVKGGTATVQLTLKNSAWITKFQPPGGASVVSEDKAADTRVVQFTVKDLSKPVVTSMKIDIDDINYHHEYSVSLVFDAPATGSSAATAAPNDTTTPTTSGSQVPNPQTSDATPYLLLVAFAGSAFLLYRTKNKTKMEGH; this is encoded by the coding sequence ATGAAGAAAATAGTGATGTTGGTCATGCTAGTCAGTATGGTTATTTTTAATTTAGCATTACCACATGCATCTGCTCAACTTGCTGATGGTACTTATTCTGTAAAATATCAGGTCAATAAACCAGATAGTAGCTCTGCATCAATAGCAAACGATTATTTCGTAAAGCCTGCAACGGTGACAGTAAAAGGTGGCACAGCTACTGTACAACTTACATTAAAAAATAGTGCTTGGATTACGAAATTTCAACCACCAGGAGGAGCTTCGGTTGTTAGCGAAGATAAGGCAGCTGATACACGTGTTGTACAATTCACAGTGAAAGATTTATCAAAGCCAGTTGTAACATCTATGAAAATTGATATCGATGATATTAATTATCACCATGAATATAGCGTTTCCTTAGTATTTGATGCACCAGCAACTGGAAGTTCAGCAGCTACAGCAGCACCAAATGATACGACAACGCCAACAACATCTGGAAGTCAAGTGCCTAATCCACAAACAAGCGATGCGACGCCCTATTTGTTACTTGTTGCATTTGCAGGATCAGCATTTTTACTTTATAGAACAAAAAACAAAACAAAAATGGAGGGTCATTAA
- the srtB gene encoding class B sortase, whose amino-acid sequence MKKWTSRLLTVIYIAIFLYSGFALVKYLYTYYESAKSLKEVQTIYAETLATIQEEVNDEAKTTEEIKSNYTIRPQFHDLLAVNERIVGWIAIDDTKLNNPILQAEDNDFYLTHNFKNRESRAGSIFMDYRNDALDINRNTILYGHAMKDGTMFGSLKNYLKQDYAEAHRTIYLDTLYEGYDVEVFAAYETTIDFYYIETEFKSDKDFIQFIEEVQKRSEIDLNVAIGPNDKIVTLSTCKDSVMSDDHRFVVQGKLVKR is encoded by the coding sequence ATGAAAAAATGGACATCTAGGCTATTAACAGTTATATATATTGCAATATTTTTATATTCTGGTTTTGCTCTTGTAAAGTATCTCTATACCTATTATGAGTCTGCAAAGTCTTTAAAGGAAGTACAAACGATATATGCCGAAACATTGGCAACTATCCAGGAAGAAGTTAATGACGAAGCAAAAACGACTGAGGAAATAAAATCAAACTATACGATAAGACCTCAATTTCACGATTTATTAGCTGTAAATGAGCGCATTGTAGGCTGGATTGCTATAGATGATACAAAGCTCAACAATCCAATTTTACAAGCAGAGGATAATGATTTTTATCTAACCCATAATTTTAAAAACCGTGAAAGTCGTGCAGGTAGCATCTTTATGGACTATCGTAATGATGCACTCGATATTAATCGCAATACGATTTTGTATGGTCATGCCATGAAAGATGGAACGATGTTTGGTAGTTTGAAAAATTACTTGAAACAAGATTATGCTGAAGCACATCGTACAATTTATCTGGATACCTTATATGAAGGTTATGATGTGGAAGTATTTGCAGCTTATGAAACAACTATTGATTTTTATTATATTGAAACCGAATTTAAGTCAGATAAGGATTTTATTCAATTTATTGAAGAAGTGCAAAAGCGTTCTGAAATTGATTTGAATGTAGCTATTGGACCAAATGATAAAATTGTGACGCTATCTACATGTAAAGATTCTGTCATGAGTGATGACCATCGATTTGTTGTACAAGGGAAATTAGTAAAACGATAA
- a CDS encoding NEAT domain-containing protein, with translation MTKKRQSRATKIVLASLLAASLSVPSFASAKVADTTTTVTTDVKVEEKAGTAEGTAVKFQTFKPGTDEAGYMDKYFTGTGLLIEKDGTYTVKLTVPAQFAPTITGFQVKQGDKYVDATFEKQQDGSSIVSFPVDPKVKTAAKVHVVVPAPANMDKWYEFDFQPVTAEEVKPVDEVKEEQPVKEETTTVTDETEDVNVYEGTVTVYKNGTKEESIMKDYISPTVAVGDADGTYVVGMHFPKGQYVQSFKVDGKDAVLAEEDKETNERIYTFEVKDLKALTNAEIHIIVDEPKAGVKYDSVHTVQFSFDVDLSKPVTDTEETTIENPFKDIDDNENKEAILNLLAYEIIMPQDKFNPNNNLTRAQFALMIARTLELEATEVAGFQDIKGIEAEQAINALAEYGIVESRDKFNPNGILTRQQGALMIYRAIQAVTEGDLNVEISLPYADQASIANDEAKEAFSLLYKEGIMTGSVAKDGKTYINANKPLTRGQMAKILNNSLEFFYEFEE, from the coding sequence ATGACTAAAAAACGTCAATCTCGCGCAACAAAAATCGTACTTGCCTCATTATTAGCAGCATCACTTTCAGTACCATCATTTGCATCAGCAAAGGTAGCGGACACAACAACAACAGTTACTACAGATGTGAAAGTGGAAGAAAAAGCAGGAACAGCTGAAGGTACAGCTGTAAAATTCCAAACATTTAAACCAGGTACAGATGAAGCGGGATACATGGATAAATACTTTACAGGTACAGGCTTACTTATCGAAAAAGATGGTACATACACAGTGAAACTAACTGTTCCAGCTCAATTCGCTCCAACAATCACTGGTTTCCAAGTAAAACAAGGCGATAAATATGTCGATGCAACATTTGAAAAGCAACAAGATGGTTCAAGCATCGTGTCATTCCCAGTAGATCCAAAAGTAAAAACTGCGGCAAAAGTACACGTAGTTGTTCCAGCTCCAGCTAACATGGATAAATGGTATGAATTCGACTTCCAACCAGTAACAGCAGAAGAAGTAAAGCCAGTTGATGAAGTAAAAGAAGAGCAACCTGTAAAAGAAGAAACAACAACAGTTACAGATGAAACTGAAGACGTAAATGTTTATGAAGGTACTGTAACAGTTTATAAAAATGGCACTAAAGAAGAATCTATTATGAAAGACTATATTAGTCCAACTGTAGCAGTTGGTGATGCAGATGGCACATATGTAGTCGGCATGCATTTCCCTAAAGGTCAGTATGTTCAATCATTTAAAGTAGATGGTAAGGACGCTGTATTAGCAGAGGAAGATAAAGAAACAAATGAACGTATTTATACTTTCGAAGTAAAAGATTTAAAAGCACTTACAAACGCTGAAATTCATATTATCGTAGATGAGCCTAAAGCAGGCGTAAAATATGATTCTGTTCATACTGTACAATTTAGCTTTGATGTAGATTTAAGTAAACCAGTTACAGATACTGAAGAAACAACAATTGAAAATCCATTTAAAGATATCGATGATAACGAAAATAAAGAAGCCATCCTTAACTTACTAGCTTATGAGATTATCATGCCACAAGATAAATTCAATCCAAATAACAATTTAACACGTGCACAATTTGCATTAATGATTGCACGTACTTTAGAATTAGAAGCTACTGAAGTTGCGGGCTTCCAAGATATTAAAGGAATTGAAGCGGAACAAGCGATTAACGCGCTAGCTGAATATGGTATTGTTGAATCTCGTGATAAATTCAATCCAAATGGCATTTTAACTCGTCAACAAGGTGCGCTAATGATTTACCGTGCTATCCAAGCAGTAACGGAAGGCGACTTAAATGTTGAAATTTCATTACCATATGCAGACCAAGCGTCAATTGCTAATGATGAAGCGAAAGAAGCATTCTCATTACTTTACAAAGAAGGCATTATGACTGGATCTGTTGCGAAAGATGGTAAAACATACATCAATGCAAACAAACCATTAACACGTGGTCAAATGGCAAAAATTTTAAATAACTCTTTAGAATTCTTCTACGAATTTGAAGAATAA